A genomic segment from Chloroflexota bacterium encodes:
- a CDS encoding glycosyltransferase family 39 protein, with translation MKQTRPYIVLFLIALAFRVATALPLEQAGYMDASYTLHIAEQLARGRGFAEEIIWNYLDQPAGLPHPSNAYWMPLPALLIAPLFMLFGVSYRIAQIPFMLLSSLLPLFAFYLSRKIFSRDDYAWSAALFTLFSGFYTIYWVSPDNFTVYAVTASACLFFIARGIEQMNARDWVIAGILAGLSHLARADGVLLLAIAPLALVLHKPTRTIRSVLLFTVYCSLAYLLVMFPWFARNLTVLGAPLPSAGAKTVWLTNYDELFRYADDLMPARYVAWGLGNILGSKVNAALQNFFIFLFSSPILFLAPLMVIGGWRARHRVEVIPFALHTLVLFLVMTFVFTFPSWRGTVFHSGAALVPFFAVLAPPGIDAAVQWITRRRRAWNATQAALVFRWGFVAIAALFSVYLYAGALVGGTGNIPAWNQRDAEYASIGRWLDQHARADDVVMVVDPPNFFNVTHRRAIVTPTDNVDAIFVAAKRYGARYLVLQFDHPSSLRDLYRGKTTIPGLSPIAEFRDGMSRTTKLFEIIP, from the coding sequence ATGAAACAAACTCGACCTTACATCGTTCTCTTTTTGATTGCACTCGCGTTCCGCGTTGCCACTGCGTTACCGCTTGAGCAAGCCGGGTATATGGACGCGTCGTACACACTTCACATCGCGGAACAACTCGCGCGCGGGCGCGGCTTTGCCGAAGAGATCATTTGGAATTATCTCGATCAACCTGCCGGCTTGCCCCATCCGAGCAATGCGTACTGGATGCCCTTGCCCGCGTTACTCATTGCGCCGCTGTTCATGCTCTTTGGTGTCTCGTATCGCATCGCGCAAATTCCGTTCATGCTCTTGTCGTCGCTCTTGCCCTTGTTCGCGTTCTACCTTAGCCGGAAAATCTTTTCGCGGGACGACTATGCTTGGTCTGCCGCGCTCTTTACCTTGTTCAGCGGATTCTATACGATCTACTGGGTTAGCCCGGATAATTTCACCGTCTACGCAGTAACCGCAAGCGCGTGTCTCTTTTTCATCGCACGTGGCATCGAACAGATGAACGCGCGCGATTGGGTGATCGCCGGGATTCTTGCCGGGCTGAGCCATCTCGCGCGCGCCGATGGGGTTTTGCTCCTCGCCATCGCGCCGCTTGCGCTTGTTCTACATAAACCCACGCGCACTATTCGTTCTGTTCTACTGTTTACTGTTTACTGTTCACTTGCCTACTTGCTCGTCATGTTCCCCTGGTTCGCCCGGAACCTGACCGTACTTGGCGCACCGCTCCCCAGTGCCGGTGCAAAAACGGTTTGGCTGACAAACTATGATGAACTGTTTCGCTACGCGGACGATCTCATGCCGGCGCGCTATGTCGCGTGGGGACTGGGTAACATTCTCGGCTCGAAAGTGAACGCGGCGTTGCAGAATTTTTTCATTTTCCTATTCTCCAGTCCGATTCTGTTCCTCGCACCGTTGATGGTGATCGGAGGTTGGCGCGCGCGTCACCGCGTCGAAGTGATTCCGTTTGCGTTGCACACGCTGGTACTGTTCCTCGTAATGACGTTCGTGTTTACCTTTCCGAGTTGGCGCGGTACCGTGTTTCATTCAGGCGCGGCGCTCGTGCCTTTCTTTGCGGTGCTCGCACCGCCGGGCATTGACGCGGCGGTGCAGTGGATTACGCGTCGTCGCCGCGCGTGGAATGCGACACAAGCCGCGTTGGTTTTCCGGTGGGGTTTTGTCGCGATTGCCGCGCTGTTCAGTGTCTATCTGTACGCGGGCGCGCTAGTTGGCGGTACTGGTAACATTCCGGCGTGGAATCAACGCGATGCCGAGTACGCCTCCATCGGGCGGTGGCTCGATCAACACGCGCGCGCGGATGACGTGGTGATGGTCGTGGACCCGCCAAATTTTTTCAACGTCACGCATCGCCGCGCGATTGTTACGCCGACGGATAATGTGGATGCGATTTTTGTCGCGGCGAAACGGTACGGTGCGCGGTATCTTGTCCTGCAATTCGATCACCCATCGTCGTTGCGCGATCTCTATCGCGGCAAAACGACCATCCCTGGCTTGTCGCCCATCGCCGAGTTTCGCGACGGGATGAGCCGCACGACCAAGTTGTTCGAGATCATACCCTGA
- a CDS encoding MFS transporter, protein MTHRRNAQATARTSPTASGWILFARRRRDENMNFQNWSWTPEGLTPTQRENFKRVIIDGAGIGFASAAGPYLPVFLARLDATNLQVGLLTAMPSITGLFIAILIGRFLQTRRQVVPWFSRARLMVISAYAMTGILPFFLPNDQLVTATLVIWALVTLPQIVVNVAFSVVMNAVAGPKGRYELMSRRWSTIGITTAVTIAVAGQILDRIQFPYNYQLVFVGLSLGGLVSYYFSSRIELPDQEPPPRIAGQSARERLAGFVSLIRSQPAFGSFMLKRFVFFSGTALAAPIFPLYFVREVQASDAWIGIISTVNAGVMLIGYWWWTRQSKMRGGRYVLLWTTLGLTLYPTLTAFTRDVHLIVVFAGISGIFQAGLDLVFFDELLKTFPAKYSATFVSIAQSLQHMSTIAAPLVGTLLADQIGLGGALLVSAALRLFGFALFALGGRAPVKT, encoded by the coding sequence GTGACCCATCGGAGAAACGCGCAAGCAACGGCGCGCACCAGCCCGACCGCATCGGGCTGGATTTTATTCGCCAGACGACGACGTGATGAGAATATGAATTTTCAGAATTGGTCGTGGACCCCCGAAGGGCTAACGCCTACGCAACGCGAAAATTTCAAGCGCGTGATCATTGACGGCGCGGGCATCGGCTTTGCCAGCGCCGCGGGACCGTACTTGCCGGTCTTTCTCGCGCGACTGGATGCGACGAACTTGCAAGTCGGCTTGCTCACCGCGATGCCTTCGATTACCGGCTTGTTCATCGCCATTTTGATCGGACGCTTTTTGCAAACGCGTCGCCAAGTCGTGCCCTGGTTCAGTCGCGCGCGCCTCATGGTGATCTCGGCGTACGCGATGACCGGCATCCTCCCGTTTTTTCTGCCGAACGACCAACTCGTCACCGCGACGCTCGTCATCTGGGCGCTCGTCACATTGCCGCAGATCGTCGTCAACGTTGCGTTCTCCGTCGTGATGAATGCCGTCGCCGGACCCAAGGGACGCTACGAACTGATGAGCCGGCGTTGGTCTACGATTGGCATCACCACGGCAGTGACGATTGCCGTCGCCGGGCAAATCCTGGATCGCATTCAATTCCCGTACAACTACCAACTCGTGTTTGTCGGTTTGTCGCTCGGCGGCTTGGTCAGCTATTATTTTTCGAGTCGGATCGAATTGCCCGATCAAGAACCGCCGCCGCGCATCGCCGGGCAATCGGCGCGCGAACGCCTCGCCGGATTTGTTTCGCTCATCCGCAGTCAACCCGCGTTCGGATCGTTCATGCTCAAGCGATTTGTGTTCTTCTCCGGCACTGCGCTCGCCGCGCCGATCTTTCCACTCTATTTTGTGCGCGAGGTGCAAGCCAGTGACGCGTGGATCGGCATCATCAGCACGGTCAATGCTGGGGTGATGCTGATCGGTTATTGGTGGTGGACGCGCCAATCGAAAATGCGCGGCGGACGCTATGTATTGTTGTGGACGACGCTCGGGTTGACGCTCTATCCCACGCTCACCGCGTTCACGCGCGATGTGCATCTCATCGTGGTTTTCGCCGGCATCTCCGGCATTTTTCAAGCCGGTCTCGACCTGGTGTTCTTCGACGAATTGCTCAAGACCTTTCCCGCCAAGTACAGCGCGACGTTCGTCTCCATCGCGCAAAGTTTACAACACATGTCCACGATTGCCGCGCCGCTCGTCGGAACCTTGCTCGCCGACCAGATCGGTCTGGGTGGCGCGCTGCTCGTGAGCGCGGCGTTGCGTTTATTTGGCTTTGCGTTGTTCGCGCTCGGCGGACGCGCACCGGTCAAAACGTGA
- a CDS encoding isoprenylcysteine carboxylmethyltransferase family protein, with protein MIESHGKEIIHPLMLQLFVFLIASAIIAYISRASLRQPRSHGFYRFFAWEFILGLVLLNIECWFCEPLAWHQLISWLLLCASVIPLVLGVQLLRSAGKPNAARDDTPMLAFEKTTQLVTVGVYKYIRHPLYSSLLWLNWGAFFKAPSALGAFLALAATMCLTATAKAEETENMRYFGAAYQTYIQRTKMFIPLLF; from the coding sequence ATGATCGAATCCCACGGCAAGGAGATAATACATCCGCTTATGCTTCAACTATTTGTCTTCCTCATTGCTTCGGCAATCATCGCGTACATTTCGCGCGCGTCGTTGCGCCAGCCGCGCTCGCACGGTTTTTATCGTTTCTTCGCGTGGGAATTCATCCTCGGTTTGGTCTTGCTCAATATCGAATGTTGGTTCTGCGAGCCGCTCGCATGGCATCAACTCATTTCGTGGTTGTTGTTGTGCGCGTCGGTGATTCCGCTCGTCCTCGGCGTCCAGCTTTTGCGGAGCGCCGGCAAGCCGAACGCCGCGCGCGACGATACGCCGATGTTGGCTTTTGAGAAAACGACCCAGCTCGTCACGGTGGGTGTGTACAAATACATTCGACATCCACTTTACAGTTCTCTGCTGTGGCTCAACTGGGGCGCGTTCTTCAAAGCGCCCTCCGCGCTCGGCGCATTCCTCGCGCTCGCGGCGACGATGTGCTTGACCGCGACGGCGAAAGCGGAAGAGACCGAGAACATGCGCTACTTTGGCGCGGCGTACCAAACCTATATCCAGCGAACCAAGATGTTCATTCCGTTATTATTCTGA
- a CDS encoding DUF2029 domain-containing protein — MKSIANHKSKSLREIVPPKRLLNWSLWVIILLVLFPFYLRMALVDPVDYSRGGLGGADFKAYYIAARLLVGKEDIYSTALHEREMQALGLPIDGTLYVYPSLLAVVLMPLSRLSIEDAARVWNSLNLVFLVSSLVLVTRALDLRRLLGLYYPWLIILFALAAPTIISLRVGQMNIGVLFLLAAAFVAGQQRRSAIAGSALSLAILLKVFPLGLLAWYFWKRQYWVVGWAVGTSVIVLSANGLFLGLTGREWIMDVRYATQVFRSITIFTNVDNQSLYGFLSRFELPAAWLNGLTLSIGSILGLVTGLCIARVRHLNEFAVEWAAVLLTLLLVTTITWWSTLVLLFLPFVILLREVILAFSFRFVIGMVFSYILINAVRVLYILHVEALYSPWLVAMPFYGVLLLWMVSLWRIARLRQTSGCREVCT, encoded by the coding sequence ATGAAGAGTATTGCCAATCACAAGTCAAAATCACTGCGCGAGATAGTTCCACCCAAGCGCCTACTCAACTGGAGCCTCTGGGTGATTATTCTCCTTGTGCTCTTTCCGTTCTATCTCCGCATGGCACTTGTGGATCCTGTAGATTACTCGCGCGGTGGATTGGGCGGCGCTGATTTCAAGGCGTATTATATCGCGGCGCGTTTGCTGGTAGGCAAGGAGGATATTTACTCGACGGCATTGCATGAACGTGAGATGCAAGCATTGGGGTTGCCAATAGATGGCACGTTGTACGTTTATCCGTCTCTACTCGCGGTTGTACTGATGCCGCTGAGCAGACTTTCGATTGAAGATGCTGCACGTGTATGGAATTCGCTTAACCTTGTGTTTTTGGTATCGAGTCTGGTGTTGGTAACCCGTGCTCTTGATCTGCGCCGGTTGCTGGGACTCTACTATCCGTGGCTCATTATCCTATTTGCTCTGGCTGCCCCGACCATCATTTCGCTCCGTGTTGGTCAGATGAACATTGGGGTCTTGTTTCTCCTGGCTGCGGCTTTTGTAGCGGGTCAACAACGCCGTAGTGCAATTGCGGGTAGCGCGCTGTCGCTTGCCATACTTTTGAAAGTTTTCCCGTTGGGATTGTTGGCATGGTATTTCTGGAAAAGACAATACTGGGTTGTCGGTTGGGCGGTGGGCACGAGTGTCATCGTTCTCAGTGCTAACGGTCTGTTTCTTGGCTTGACGGGACGAGAATGGATCATGGATGTGCGTTACGCGACCCAGGTTTTCCGTAGCATCACTATCTTTACGAATGTGGATAACCAGTCGCTATATGGTTTTCTGAGTCGTTTTGAATTACCTGCGGCATGGTTGAATGGATTGACACTGTCAATCGGATCAATCCTGGGGCTTGTTACGGGGCTCTGCATCGCGCGCGTTCGCCATTTGAATGAATTCGCAGTTGAATGGGCGGCTGTACTTCTTACGCTGCTATTGGTAACGACAATTACATGGTGGAGCACACTTGTCTTATTATTCCTGCCTTTTGTGATCCTTCTTAGAGAAGTAATTCTCGCGTTTTCATTCAGATTCGTCATCGGGATGGTGTTCAGTTACATTCTGATAAATGCTGTGCGTGTACTTTATATCCTCCATGTCGAAGCTTTGTATTCACCATGGCTGGTTGCTATGCCGTTTTACGGTGTGCTTCTCCTCTGGATGGTTTCTCTCTGGCGGATCGCGCGTTTGCGCCAAACCAGTGGATGCAGGGAGGTATGTACTTGA
- a CDS encoding ABC transporter ATP-binding protein translates to MNAAQSLYLSKNYFTSGDPLTYILKRRLRLNPLVGMLGSILAINLPIILIAFTNDLLMDRNGTGGLLNDYGWWALQLTSLPATIFYFLWAPDGIRAVLRKLIANRVITLPSGDESAENGYADFMRRFDQNYSRGVWALLSLVGAFVFVAFMVPVYRTFKYWAVLNTFAFWYIQFFWFVLAFLVCLLVLRSVIVILWFNRLFQEFPVNIKPLHKDGAGGLAPLGNFSVKIGYLVSIYGIASAVTVLTQSYLATGQLGTVILNPPLVMMLGAYLILSPLVFFAPISIAHAAMDRAKHALVSRIANQFESDLAALHAALDTNAEELKQRLDKIEQLQRVHKLVMRFPAWPFNTDNLIHFLSSVLSPVAIAIIPAVINLIVRLTAQ, encoded by the coding sequence ATGAACGCGGCGCAATCACTCTATTTGTCCAAGAATTATTTCACCAGCGGCGACCCCTTGACCTACATTCTCAAGCGCCGCTTACGGCTCAATCCATTGGTGGGAATGCTAGGGTCTATTCTCGCGATCAACCTCCCCATCATCCTAATTGCTTTCACCAACGACCTCTTGATGGATCGCAACGGGACCGGCGGCTTGCTAAACGATTATGGTTGGTGGGCATTGCAACTCACTTCACTGCCCGCGACCATTTTCTATTTTCTGTGGGCGCCCGATGGCATCCGCGCCGTCCTCCGTAAACTGATCGCGAATCGCGTCATCACTCTGCCCAGCGGCGACGAATCCGCGGAGAACGGCTACGCCGATTTCATGCGCCGCTTTGACCAAAATTATTCGCGCGGCGTCTGGGCGCTCCTCAGTCTCGTCGGCGCGTTTGTCTTTGTGGCATTCATGGTGCCCGTGTACAGAACGTTCAAGTACTGGGCGGTGCTCAATACGTTTGCATTTTGGTACATTCAATTCTTTTGGTTCGTGCTCGCGTTTCTCGTCTGCCTGCTCGTTCTGCGCTCGGTCATTGTGATTCTCTGGTTCAATCGCCTGTTCCAAGAATTTCCCGTCAATATCAAACCGCTCCACAAAGATGGCGCAGGGGGACTCGCGCCGCTCGGAAATTTCAGCGTCAAGATTGGTTATCTCGTCAGCATCTATGGCATCGCGTCCGCCGTGACGGTGCTCACACAATCCTATTTGGCGACCGGGCAACTGGGCACCGTGATCTTGAATCCTCCACTTGTAATGATGCTGGGCGCGTACTTGATCCTATCGCCGCTCGTGTTCTTTGCGCCGATCAGCATCGCCCATGCGGCGATGGATCGCGCCAAGCACGCTTTGGTCTCGCGCATCGCAAATCAATTCGAATCCGATCTCGCCGCACTCCACGCTGCACTCGACACAAACGCCGAAGAGTTGAAACAACGACTGGACAAGATCGAACAATTGCAACGCGTGCACAAACTCGTCATGCGCTTTCCGGCATGGCCCTTTAACACGGATAACCTGATTCATTTCTTGTCGTCCGTCTTGTCGCCGGTTGCGATTGCCATCATTCCCGCCGTCATCAACTTGATCGTCCGACTCACCGCACAATAG
- a CDS encoding cache domain-containing protein → MKLDPRLLGLGITLLFGSIILNAAIFQLYADNRARAIVTADRELMTRAAFIADAVDRTLQARMIETFTFAALPSLRAFAASDTVGRLTRGPVAREELRAIVAADDHIRAASIVDVNGRVAMTTDDSMLADWGERAFVREPMRGQLFASVPARDFGEISTYYGAPILNNAGDVAGALVLRISAEELGSTLGTFTDVLLVDDDGVRVVDHTTKPQTFVVLAPMTADAMTRALAQRKYGAEVTQIRATNLALLRDEISRGRSTPIVYAEADGKTIHAGTRRLRTNSWTVVVLQSESAMVESARDTLAAMIIVAALSILTALPLGFLVGRALRPAG, encoded by the coding sequence ATGAAACTAGACCCGCGCCTGCTTGGGCTAGGGATTACGTTGCTGTTCGGCAGCATCATCCTCAACGCCGCGATCTTTCAACTGTACGCCGATAATCGCGCGCGCGCTATCGTGACCGCAGATCGCGAGTTGATGACGCGCGCGGCATTCATCGCGGACGCGGTGGATCGTACCTTGCAGGCGCGGATGATCGAAACCTTTACCTTTGCCGCGTTGCCCTCGTTGCGCGCGTTCGCCGCGTCCGATACGGTGGGTCGTTTGACGCGCGGTCCGGTCGCGCGCGAAGAATTGCGCGCCATCGTCGCGGCGGACGACCACATTCGCGCGGCGAGTATCGTGGATGTGAACGGTCGCGTCGCGATGACGACGGATGATTCGATGCTGGCAGATTGGGGTGAGCGCGCGTTCGTTCGCGAGCCGATGCGCGGACAGTTGTTCGCGTCCGTGCCCGCGCGCGATTTCGGCGAGATTTCGACGTACTATGGCGCGCCGATCCTCAACAACGCGGGCGACGTTGCCGGCGCGCTCGTGTTGCGAATCTCGGCGGAAGAATTGGGTTCGACGCTGGGAACGTTTACGGATGTCTTGCTGGTTGATGACGACGGGGTCCGTGTGGTAGATCACACGACCAAACCGCAAACGTTCGTCGTGCTTGCGCCGATGACGGCAGACGCGATGACCCGCGCGTTGGCGCAAAGAAAGTACGGCGCGGAGGTTACCCAGATTCGCGCGACGAATCTGGCGCTGTTGCGCGATGAAATCAGTCGCGGACGGTCAACCCCAATCGTCTACGCTGAGGCGGACGGCAAGACGATCCACGCGGGGACGCGTCGTCTACGCACAAACTCATGGACGGTCGTTGTTTTGCAAAGCGAAAGTGCGATGGTGGAATCAGCGCGCGACACGCTCGCGGCGATGATTATTGTCGCGGCATTGAGCATTCTCACCGCGTTGCCGCTCGGATTTCTAGTCGGTCGCGCGTTGCGTCCGGCGGGATGA
- a CDS encoding methionyl-tRNA formyltransferase gives MARIVFMGTPDFAVPVLDALTRTAHAVVGVFTRPDQPAGRGKQWHSSPIKQLAQERGLAIFQPPTLRKPEFSAPLRELAPDVIIVAAYGLILPPDVLAIAPRGCINTHASLLPRHRGAAPIAAAILAGDTETGITLMQMDAGLDTGAILAQRAIPIADDDTTGTLTPKLARLAAELMIETLPRILAGDITPRPQDESRATMFKTIKKEEGRIDWTHPAIEIARRVRAFNPWPSAFTFWNGVQLKILRAHAIESRTNSEPGRVMKLKEGIAIAAGNGILILDEIQLAGKRAMEIEEFVRGQRTFIGSVVG, from the coding sequence ATGGCACGCATCGTTTTTATGGGCACACCCGATTTCGCCGTTCCCGTGCTCGACGCGCTCACGCGCACCGCGCACGCGGTCGTCGGCGTGTTCACGCGTCCCGATCAACCGGCTGGGCGCGGCAAGCAATGGCACTCGTCGCCGATCAAACAACTCGCGCAGGAACGCGGACTCGCGATTTTCCAACCGCCCACACTTCGCAAGCCGGAATTCAGCGCGCCGCTGCGCGAACTTGCGCCGGATGTGATCATCGTCGCGGCGTACGGATTGATTCTTCCGCCGGACGTACTCGCAATTGCGCCGCGCGGATGCATCAACACGCACGCCTCACTCTTGCCGCGTCATCGCGGCGCTGCGCCGATTGCCGCCGCGATTCTCGCCGGCGATACGGAAACTGGGATTACATTGATGCAGATGGACGCGGGACTGGACACCGGCGCGATTCTCGCGCAACGCGCGATCCCGATTGCGGATGATGACACGACCGGCACGCTCACGCCGAAACTCGCGCGCCTCGCCGCCGAGTTGATGATCGAGACTCTGCCGCGCATCCTCGCCGGCGACATCACACCGCGCCCCCAGGACGAATCACGCGCGACGATGTTCAAGACGATCAAGAAAGAGGAAGGGCGGATTGATTGGACGCATCCGGCAATCGAGATCGCGCGGCGCGTCCGCGCGTTCAATCCTTGGCCCTCGGCGTTCACGTTTTGGAATGGCGTGCAGTTGAAAATTCTGCGCGCGCACGCCATTGAATCGCGAACGAACAGCGAACCTGGGCGCGTGATGAAACTCAAGGAAGGAATCGCAATAGCAGCCGGGAATGGCATCCTCATTCTGGACGAGATTCAACTAGCCGGCAAACGCGCGATGGAAATCGAGGAATTCGTGCGAGGACAGAGAACCTTTATTGGTTCGGTGGTTGGATAG
- a CDS encoding glycosyltransferase family 39 protein: protein MIDSRKTTVVTFALLGFILLIGTYLRFVNLRTSPGWYPDEGSDLNIALNLAQGRFQYFAVGGTLLVAARAPLYHLICVALFWIFGSDILVARGVAAFAGLATIPLLFFVFKDSLGRWQALAVAACFAVFPFAVLYNRWAFAYNLLMPFFTFFFWALLRLIETRRARWLFLAASVTALAILTTWVAVALVFCFFAVGWFYQRRALLWSVPLALSLPTGFLLVSYVAAPASFVQDFALTFSRTETSLLAQFVMASFNYATLLESNAWMLPSIMGLFLIEPRRVRALVLFLFFVALFFVLRFSAIAELGFYRILGLVPFMALGIVVLLWRAVPRVAQMVAADVDTLLSNWEWLRRHTRVVRTTKLLSVSIFVWLVVIDVLFFDGVAVFLRTPIVAPTRIDSVLAVPLPDALAAIDFVNAHARPEDVVIASPQIGWALRARVADFQQTLSYQGFPTDNYPTPIEPARFVFDPTPANARFAVVDPMWEIWATEKITATTSLLNGFANWDVAFRAGHFTVYRNPTR from the coding sequence ATGATTGATTCTCGCAAAACCACAGTGGTTACCTTTGCATTGCTAGGATTTATCCTGCTGATTGGTACGTATCTCCGTTTCGTCAATCTGCGAACCTCTCCAGGTTGGTATCCCGACGAGGGCAGCGATCTGAACATCGCATTGAATTTGGCACAAGGGCGATTTCAATACTTTGCGGTTGGCGGGACGTTGTTGGTCGCTGCGCGCGCGCCGTTGTATCATCTCATCTGCGTCGCGCTGTTTTGGATTTTTGGCTCCGATATTCTGGTCGCGCGCGGAGTTGCCGCGTTCGCCGGATTGGCGACGATCCCGTTGCTGTTTTTTGTATTCAAAGATTCTTTGGGGCGGTGGCAAGCATTGGCGGTGGCGGCATGTTTTGCTGTTTTCCCCTTTGCGGTTCTCTACAATCGCTGGGCATTTGCGTACAACCTGTTGATGCCATTCTTCACCTTTTTTTTCTGGGCGTTGTTGCGTTTGATCGAAACGCGTCGCGCACGTTGGCTTTTCCTTGCGGCAAGTGTGACCGCGCTGGCGATTCTGACAACCTGGGTCGCGGTTGCGCTTGTGTTCTGCTTTTTCGCTGTAGGATGGTTTTATCAGCGCCGCGCCTTGCTCTGGAGTGTTCCACTCGCACTAAGTTTACCTACTGGGTTTTTGCTCGTCTCGTACGTTGCCGCGCCGGCGTCATTTGTGCAGGATTTTGCCTTGACCTTTTCGCGTACCGAGACTTCACTCCTCGCGCAATTTGTGATGGCTTCGTTCAACTATGCTACTCTTCTGGAATCGAACGCGTGGATGTTGCCGAGTATCATGGGCTTGTTTCTTATTGAGCCGCGCCGTGTGCGCGCGCTAGTCTTGTTCCTCTTTTTCGTGGCGCTGTTCTTTGTCTTGCGCTTTAGTGCGATTGCCGAACTCGGTTTTTATCGGATTTTGGGACTCGTACCATTCATGGCGCTCGGTATCGTAGTGTTGCTCTGGCGCGCTGTGCCGCGGGTGGCGCAAATGGTTGCGGCTGATGTGGATACATTACTCTCGAATTGGGAGTGGTTGCGACGACATACAAGAGTTGTTCGTACTACCAAATTGCTAAGTGTTTCGATTTTTGTTTGGCTGGTCGTTATAGATGTGCTCTTTTTTGACGGCGTAGCAGTGTTTTTGCGGACGCCGATTGTTGCGCCCACGCGTATTGATTCGGTGCTCGCAGTGCCATTACCTGATGCCCTCGCGGCGATTGATTTTGTGAACGCCCATGCGCGTCCTGAGGATGTTGTCATTGCGTCACCGCAGATCGGTTGGGCGTTGCGCGCGCGCGTCGCGGATTTCCAGCAAACATTGTCGTATCAGGGTTTTCCCACTGACAATTACCCCACGCCCATTGAGCCGGCGCGTTTTGTGTTCGATCCGACACCGGCGAATGCGCGCTTTGCTGTTGTAGACCCGATGTGGGAAATTTGGGCGACCGAAAAAATTACGGCGACCACATCATTATTGAACGGGTTTGCTAATTGGGATGTCGCTTTTCGCGCCGGACATTTTACTGTGTATCGTAATCCGACGCGTTAA
- a CDS encoding DegV family protein, whose translation MDTVAIVTDSAASIPEPLIHDLGIHWVPYYIHRGKEVLRDLVTAQGDSFYQWLPTALELPKTASPGPGDYFEMYQSLADQGAREIVSIHMTSKGSGAYQAALVARTMIAEAAPKLRVEVIDTLNVSMCQGWMVIQAARAALAGKSLPEIVAIVRALIPITQMIQTADTLKYLYMGGRIGKAKHLVGTLLNIKPLIGMENGVIVALGSARSRAKAYEAMVDLIEQAVGKNAQIKIAYMHAAAEEEALKIKHLVEDRFTCVESLVTQLSPALGVHTGPGTAGVCYYPVYT comes from the coding sequence ATGGACACCGTTGCCATCGTGACGGATAGCGCCGCGAGTATTCCGGAACCACTCATCCACGACCTGGGTATTCACTGGGTGCCGTACTATATCCATCGCGGCAAAGAAGTACTGCGCGACCTTGTCACCGCACAAGGCGATTCGTTTTATCAATGGCTACCCACCGCGCTGGAACTTCCCAAAACCGCGAGTCCAGGTCCGGGCGATTATTTCGAAATGTACCAATCGCTCGCCGATCAAGGCGCGCGAGAGATCGTCAGCATTCACATGACTTCGAAAGGGAGCGGCGCGTATCAAGCCGCCCTGGTCGCGCGAACGATGATCGCCGAAGCCGCGCCGAAATTACGCGTCGAGGTAATTGACACGTTGAACGTTTCGATGTGTCAGGGATGGATGGTCATCCAAGCCGCGCGTGCCGCGCTGGCTGGCAAATCGTTGCCTGAGATTGTCGCCATTGTACGCGCGCTGATCCCGATCACGCAAATGATTCAAACTGCCGACACGCTCAAATATCTTTACATGGGCGGACGGATTGGCAAAGCCAAGCATCTCGTCGGCACCTTGCTCAACATCAAGCCATTGATCGGCATGGAAAACGGAGTGATCGTCGCGCTCGGCTCGGCGCGTAGCCGCGCCAAAGCGTACGAAGCGATGGTGGATTTGATCGAGCAAGCCGTCGGCAAAAACGCGCAAATCAAAATCGCGTACATGCACGCGGCGGCAGAGGAAGAGGCGCTTAAAATCAAGCACTTGGTCGAGGATCGTTTTACGTGCGTCGAGTCGCTCGTGACGCAACTCTCGCCCGCGTTGGGAGTGCACACCGGACCAGGCACCGCCGGCGTGTGTTATTATCCGGTTTACACGTAG